GATATTAAAGTACCCACCGTGTGGACAGCCGCCAAAGCCGCAGGTATTATTACCGCAGGTGTAAGCTGGCCGGTAACCGTTGGTGCACCAATTGATTATAACCTGCCTGAGTATGTGATCCTGCCTAAAGACAAAGGCGAAAAGAAAGACGAGGTTAAAGCTCTTTACCAGGAATCGAACCCTAAAACACTGTTTGACGAAGTACAGGAAAACGCGATAGGCAAATTAGGTGAATATGGTGCAGTATTGAACGATTACACTAATGACCAGAACAAAGCCCGCATGGCGGCCTACATTTTACGCAAATACAAACCCGGTTTCCTGGCTATCCACATTGGGCTCACAGACCATTACCAGCACGAGCAGGGCCGCGACGGGGATAAAGTACGCTCGGCTGTGGTTGGAGTGGACGTTGCTGTGAAAACTATGATGGATGCCATTGAAATGGCTGGCTTAAAAGATAGCACCACTTTTATTATCACCGGCGATCATGGTTTTGTTGATATCCATACCCAGTTTAACCCTAATGTAATGCTGGCCAAAATTGGCTTATATAATGATGCCGGTAAGGAAAGCTGGAAAGCCTACTTCCAGCAGAGCGGCGGCTCGGCATTCCTGCACCTCCACGATCCGAAGGATAAAGCCTCATTAGAGAAAGTGAACAAAGCCCTTGCCGATCTTCCGCAGGGTATAAAAAAACTATTCCACGTGCTTAACAAACAGGAAATAGCTGCCGCCCAGGGTGATCCGAACGCGTTTTTAGCTTTGGCCGCATACCAGGGTATTTGCTTCGGCGCAACAGCCAAAGGCGAATTATTAACTGCGGCCAAAGGCGGCACCCACGGCTATATGCCAACAGATTTTAAAGAGATCCAAACCGGATTTCTGGCCTTTGGCAGGCGTATTAAACAAGGTGCTGTATTGCCGCTTATCGGCCAGGAAGATATCGCACCGCTTGTTGCGGAATTGTTGGGATTGAAGATGGAGGGTGTTGATGGTGTGGTATATCCCGGTTTATTAAAAGCTAAATAACCTTCAATAACATCTAAAAAACAAACAAAATCCTATTTAAACATCATGAAAACCGTAAGCCTCAAAAACGTAGGCAGGCTGTGCCTTGCCCTAAATTCGCGTAAAAATCAGCTGTTCGCGGCTGCTTTGTTAGCCATTTCCTTAGCAGGTTGTAAAAAGAACCTGGAACTCGCCCAGCCCGCTGCTGATCTGCCTAAAACATCAACCATTAAAGTAAAAACAATGGCGGTTTTAGCCGATGTGCCCAAACTGAAGGTGCTATCGTTCAATATTAAACACAACGATGCTGCGGATCCGCAAACCATTACCGAAAGGCAGCCGCTTATCCGACAGATCATTGTAGACAATAACCCGGATATCTTCGGCCTGCAGGAGTTTTCAGATAATTCGTTCGAAACCTGGTTTATCCCGCAAATGGCAACATTGGGGTACGGCGTTTATTATGACGAAACCGCAGGTAAGGGCACTCCGAAAGTTATCTTTTATAAAACCAACAGGTTTACCCTGCAAAGCAGCGGTACCGTCGTGCTTGGCGATGTAAATACAGGTACGTGGGCGAAAATTTTAGACAACACTACCGGTCAGCGATACTTTTTAAGCAACAGTCATTGGCAATACGATTCGCAGCCGGTACGCATGCAAAACTCGCAAAACCTGGTTGCCGCCGTTAATCAATACAATACCGAAAATTTGCCTGAGATTATCTTCGGCGATTTTAACGCCAAACCGGGAACTGATGAGATCAATAACCTGAAAAGCGGTCTTGACGTTGTGGATGCCCTCGGCGACAGTGATGGCGACTTAACCTTTCACGGCTGGACAGCAACCGGAACCGGTAAAATTGACTGGATGATGAGCGACCGTAACATGGCCTATACCACCTGGGACGTGATCACTACCAGCTATAGCGGCAACTGGCCTTCAGATCACTGGCCGGTAACCGCCACATTTTTACCTGCCATATTCGGTGGTGCCCATGCTGATGCCAATGGCAAAAGCGCCAACGCGGCTACCCGGTTTTATTTTGCCGATATTAACGGCGACGGGAAGGCCGATAAAGTATACTGGAACCCTACGTATGATAGCGGCCGCCCGCAGATCTTCCTTTCAAACGGCGATGGCACGTTTGCAGTATCCGGTATCCCGCATTCGGCAGCTGCATCCACAGTATCAACTACGAGGTTTTATTATGCCGATGTCAATGGTGATGGCAAAGCTGATGAGATCCGTTGGGACCCTACTTTAAATTCGGGTCATACCCGTGTTTATCTGGCTACCTCGGGAGGAAACTTCAGTTCGACGGTGGTTGATAATCCGGAAGGTACCAGCGCCGGAACTACCACCGTTTATAGCTTTGCTGATGTTAATGGCGATGGTAAGGCAGATAAGATTTACTGGAACTCAACCTTCGATAACGGTCATACCCGCGTTTACCTCGCAACCTCAGGTGGCAGCTTTAACGGAACCGTTGTATCCGGAGCCGAGGGGGCCAGCACAACTGCGGGAACTACGTTTTACTACGCTGATGTAAACGATGATGGCAGGGCCGATAAAATTTTGTGGCACACCTCCCTTAATTCAGGTAAACCTGCTGTATTCCTTTCGGATGGGGATGGTACGTTTACAGCCTCGTCTACGTTTACAGATTCAGGTGCTTCCAGCGGCGCTGCAGATACACAGTTCTATTTTGCCGACGTCAATGGGGACGGCCGTGCGGATAAGGTATATTGGAACCCCGGAAATTATCTTGGTAAATTAAAATTCTATTACTCGGAAAGTGGTAATAAATTCAATGGTCCTATCTACTCGCTTCGCGGAACATCACAAAGTAGTGATACTGATTTCTTTTTCGCCGATATCAACGGAGATGGCAAAGCAGATCAAATCAGGTGGAATTTTGCTGAGAATAGCGGTGAGTTGAGAAATTATTTCGGGAAGTGAAATTGTATCACATACTAAAGAAATGAGGTAGTTTGGAGAGTAATTTCCAGCTACCTTTTTCATATAAACTCCGAACGGTTGCTGCTGGATGCGAAGCGTTACCTGAACGAATACCGCATCTCACTTAATTATGATCTGTTGTACGCGTTATCCAACATCTAAACCCCTGTCCGGATGAGACTAAATGATTCGGTTTTCTGCCTACCCAAATGCAATTATGGCACCATTTCCTAAACATCGATGTCCATTCGGTAAGCGACAGGAGTTGTCGTTTCTGTTATTAGTTGGGTATGTAGTTGGCG
The sequence above is a segment of the Mucilaginibacter celer genome. Coding sequences within it:
- a CDS encoding alkaline phosphatase family protein, with product MKKILKGIILLLLAATTAKAQDKHVVLISIDGFRPEFYLDPSWGMVNIRQAMAKGSYAEGVRGSFPTVTYPSHTTIISGVLPAKHGIYYNTPVEPLGITGKWFWYYKDIKVPTVWTAAKAAGIITAGVSWPVTVGAPIDYNLPEYVILPKDKGEKKDEVKALYQESNPKTLFDEVQENAIGKLGEYGAVLNDYTNDQNKARMAAYILRKYKPGFLAIHIGLTDHYQHEQGRDGDKVRSAVVGVDVAVKTMMDAIEMAGLKDSTTFIITGDHGFVDIHTQFNPNVMLAKIGLYNDAGKESWKAYFQQSGGSAFLHLHDPKDKASLEKVNKALADLPQGIKKLFHVLNKQEIAAAQGDPNAFLALAAYQGICFGATAKGELLTAAKGGTHGYMPTDFKEIQTGFLAFGRRIKQGAVLPLIGQEDIAPLVAELLGLKMEGVDGVVYPGLLKAK
- a CDS encoding FG-GAP-like repeat-containing protein encodes the protein MKTVSLKNVGRLCLALNSRKNQLFAAALLAISLAGCKKNLELAQPAADLPKTSTIKVKTMAVLADVPKLKVLSFNIKHNDAADPQTITERQPLIRQIIVDNNPDIFGLQEFSDNSFETWFIPQMATLGYGVYYDETAGKGTPKVIFYKTNRFTLQSSGTVVLGDVNTGTWAKILDNTTGQRYFLSNSHWQYDSQPVRMQNSQNLVAAVNQYNTENLPEIIFGDFNAKPGTDEINNLKSGLDVVDALGDSDGDLTFHGWTATGTGKIDWMMSDRNMAYTTWDVITTSYSGNWPSDHWPVTATFLPAIFGGAHADANGKSANAATRFYFADINGDGKADKVYWNPTYDSGRPQIFLSNGDGTFAVSGIPHSAAASTVSTTRFYYADVNGDGKADEIRWDPTLNSGHTRVYLATSGGNFSSTVVDNPEGTSAGTTTVYSFADVNGDGKADKIYWNSTFDNGHTRVYLATSGGSFNGTVVSGAEGASTTAGTTFYYADVNDDGRADKILWHTSLNSGKPAVFLSDGDGTFTASSTFTDSGASSGAADTQFYFADVNGDGRADKVYWNPGNYLGKLKFYYSESGNKFNGPIYSLRGTSQSSDTDFFFADINGDGKADQIRWNFAENSGELRNYFGK